Genomic window (Macrobrachium nipponense isolate FS-2020 chromosome 35, ASM1510439v2, whole genome shotgun sequence):
GTCTCATATGGTCAAAATACTTTTTCCGTTTGTCAAATTTCTTATTACATGGAATACAAAACAGACTAGAAACCTGGAACTTGCACTTCTCAGAGCCTCTACTTGTGCTATTAactttttcaacatttttcagtTCTCCACAAGCCACTTTTAATTCACCATCAGAAAAATTTTCCAGCTTATGTCCTGCCAAATGACTATTAAGTTCTGCTCTACTCAAGAACATCACTTCACACACAGAACATTGGAAAACAGGATAGTACACAGCTGAGTTCAAGTCACACCTTTGAGTTTCATTACTTACACCTACTTTTCCTACAGGAACCAATCCTTTCTCATCATTTTGGACTGAAACACCATTCTGAGAATGAGCTCCACGATACAGTTTTTTATCTGGTACATGAACAATTTTATGATTCAGTACTTCTGACTTGGTCAAAAATACCATTGGGCATTTCATACACTTATAATATTTTTggtaaacctttttcaaacataaCTTAAAAGCACCTCCCTTTGTTTTCACTACTAGAGATTTGTGATCATTTTCATAATTGCTGTCAGAAGAATTGTCTAAAGGTCTGACTTTTTCTGAATTTTCTTGTCTTCTTGTACAGTTCTCATTGACCTTGACTTCCTCAGTATGTGACTGTACATGAAATTCTATCTCATTTTTACCTAAAATAATCATAGGACACATAATGCACTTGAAAAGTGTGCAGTAATCTTCACATATAGTTGCTTCTACTACTCCATACCTATCACCACTTCCTACTATTACCTTACTTTCAATGAGGCAAGGAAATTTATCCAGTAGAGTGTCTGTCACAAAACAATCCCCACATTCAGACTTACTTAGACTTTCACTGTCTAAGCTCATCTGGGACACTATACTTTTGTAATTTTCCAATTCTGTTTCTGATAACAGACTAAAGCAATCTGAATTGCAATCTTGTGTAGGAGTTATATTACCTGAGATATTGCAGGAAGCATCCACACAGCCATTTTCAACATTGTAATCTTTACCTCTATTACTATTTTCTACTTTAATGGTAATGCCTTGAGAAATGAAATCTTTCTCATTTGATGATATTTCTGACTCATTCTTGTCATACTTAGAAGTTTCATCACTCTGAGCTATTGTCCTCAATTCTTTACAGACTACAGTTTTTGGATTTTCAATAACAATAACCTCACTTTCCTTGTTATTCATAATTTGATGGGAATCATAGTAAGATTCATCTCTATCACTGTTATGAAGTGTTTGACTTGTATTATATCTATCTGCTTTTGATTCTTGTAAAAGAATACTGGGCGTTGATTTATGGACATAACTACTTCCAGGTTTGGTCAACACAGACTCATGTATACCAGAAAACTCTGTAGAAAATCCAACACACACCCTGTTATCGTAAGAGTGGCTGGCCAGATGATTCTCCAAGTCTGACTTGACAAAAAATGTCATGGGACATCTTGGACACTTGAGCAATCTCCGGTATATTCTCACCAGCTCTTTTAAACAGGCACCTGTCAGATCATCTGCAGAAGACCTAGAACTATCACCTTTTGTAAGAGTTTGGTTACTGATCATCTTTGACAACATTTGCCCATTGTGTACTCTGCTAACAAAGTTAGCACTTGTTTTCAGGTGGGATGAAATGTGCTCTTTTAGCTGCACTTCTGTTTTGAACACCTTAAGACATTCAGGGCAGGTGTGCTTATCGTCATTTACATGGCAAAGCAAATGAGTTTTAAGGGAACTTGGTAACATATAAATTTTGCCACATTTTGGgcattcattagttttttttcttatcattgtcAATAAAAACCAGGTTGTACTATTCTTGCCATATTAACCCGTTTAATACATTGTATTACTGATTCATATAGGAAGTAACCACTATTTAATACATAATAATGAATGTCATTTAAGTTCTACAAAAATAACAGGTATAGTATTGCTACTAGCAATTTCAAAGCCAggcatggtaattttttttttttttaaatttccatacAAGTAGTACTTACAATTAACAAAATCTTGAAGTATGCCATGAAGTATGTTTCCACCATATTAATTAATTGCAGAGTTTAATTGTAGGCAATTACGGGTACATGAATGAACACACTGGAGTCAGGATTACTCCTCGAGGTGTGATCCAAATAACTTGTCGATGTCCAAGTACATCATCTGGCTACATTCCTGCAGGCAAGAGGTCAAGTAAAAAAAGAGctataataattactaatttaTATTATACAGTACAAAATAGGAAAcgtgatattgttaaactacaataaagttttgtacatacttacctggcagatatatacttagctatagtctccgacgttcccgacagaatttcaaatctcccggcacacgcgacaggtaggtcaggtggtctaccttacccgccgctgggtggcgggtgtacgaaccaatcccccttgcttgtcagatttttctcttccacctgtctcctgaggggaggctgggtgggccattaatcatatatatctgccaggtaagtgtgtacaaaactttattgtagtttaacaatatcatttttgtacatgaacttccctgtcagatatatacttagctgattggcacccttggtggagggtaagagacagctaaataatacaggtaagaagggaaacaactaatgtggtaggatataaaaaccttggttctcaccttttcaggatgaagacctcatagatactgtctctgagtctgcattgcctggagagctacagctaggacgtgacctgttgctgaaagactctcggatctaccactgggatatgtgatccccttctgtggtagaatccaagtcggatcctgttaaaggataacagatccttaccactacctctgcaaggagccaaaacccaccagaccacctaaccaaaatacaaagggttaatactacgacaaaaagaggtgcctcctgcaacctctttcagacaaccaaaaacacaaatacaaaatatagggtaacatatcaaAAATTTaaacaggataagtttcagctccctgccccagcaccgaatccgccgatacgaaaggacccaaggcgaagcatttatcatacgtgatttttacatcacgtaggtagtggtttgcgaaaaccgactGGCATccccaaaaagtcgcctccatcaagttccgcacagacatatttttcttgaatgcaagtgaagttgcaatggctctcacctcgtgagctttcactttcagtagttttAAATGCTCTTCCttgcaggcaacatgtgcctctgtaataaggacttctcaggaagaaggaaagagcattcttcgacatgggccgagtggggtcctttacggagcaccaaagcacatcttgattagccttaagttgctccttcctcttaaggtaatacttcataattctcatagggcaaagagttctttcaggctcttcccctaccagaaaagataaaccacgaacttcaaagctcctgggccaaggacgtgatgggttttcattttttccaagaaaccctggaagaaacgaacacaccatagaatcttccttaaacccgacattgccctcaatagcttggagctcactcaccctcttagctgtagctagggccataaggaagagagccttcttcgtcaggtccttgaaagaggctgagccaggaggttcgaatctagacgatccaaggaattgtagaactacgtctagattccagttcggtacaacATGAGAATGTTTaaaggtttcaaatgatctaataagatcatgcaggtccttatcatcggagatatttaagcctctatgccgaaataccgccgccaacatactgcggtatcccttaatagttgacacaacaagatgacactcttctttgagaaaaatgaggaaatccgcagtttgggtcacagaggtactggaagaggaaatgttcttcctcttgcaccatcgtctgaagacatcccactttgattggtatacacgcaaggtggaaggtctcctcgctcttgcgattggtttagcagctgttgctgaaaagcctttcgctctgaccagactttggacagtctgaagccagtcagactgagagcgaggagatttttgtggtacctgtcgaagtggggctgtctgagtagatcgctccttagcgggagcgatcttggaaggtccactaaccattccagtacctctgtgaactattcttgggccggccaaaagggagcgattaagatcattctcgttgaatcggactctacgaatttcttgatagttagccccaggatcttgaaggggggaaacgcgtagacgtcaaGTCTGCTCCAGTCTAgtagaagagcatctattgctaatgcctctggatccgatatcggagagcagtaaggatccagtctcttgtttttcaacgtggcaaagaggtctatgtgtggcctgccccacaacttccacaggctctggcatacatccaaatgaagggtccactctgtgggaaggacctgatctttcctgctgaggagatctgctcttacattcctttctccctgcacgaacctggtgagaagcttaattcccctttcttctgtccacagaagaaggtctcttgctgtctcgtgcagggagaaggaatgcgtccccccctgttttctgatatatgccagagctgtagtgttgtccgcgttgacctgcactaccgatcttctgactttgggctcgaaagctttcagagccaaccacacagccatcaactcctttctgttgatgtgccaggctacctggtcccccacccaggtacctgccACCTctttggttcccagagttgccccccaccccgtgtccgacgcgtcggagaacaacactaggttgggggtctgggattgaagagacagtcccttcgcacagaggttgggatctgtccaccatatgAGATGTTTCTTGActtcctgggataacgacagggagaacgtcaaatcctgagaacgacgactccaattccgatgaagaaagaattggagcggtctcaggtgcaaccttcctagggaaacgaattgctccagcgaggagagcgtccccagcagactcatccactccctcgttgtgcatacttctttccctaagaaggttgttactctctcgaatcctcgggctatcctttcctgagagggaaaagcctgaaaactcagagagttcatctgtatcccgagatacacacactcttgtcCGGGAATTAgcgacgacttcttgaaattgacgagaagtcccaacgccttcgtcaattctagtgttacttgcaagtccttcaaacaacgatcttctgaattggcccttatcagccaatcgtcgaggtacatggatatcctcacccctttcaaatgaagccattgagctacgtttctcaagatccccgtgaacacttgaggggaccgtcgagaggccgaaacaaaCCCCAGAGCCCTGGAACTGAAAAATTGTTcttttccccccatcatgaatctgagaaacttcctcgaggaaggatggatcagtacgtggaagtaagcgtcctgcaaatccaaggaaaccatccagtcccctggacgaagtgctgccagcactgatgaaggtgtttccatcgtgaacttcttttctacgaagaagttcagggcgcttacatccaacaccggtctccatccccctgaggacttcggaactaggaaaaggcggttgtagaagcctgatgaacgatggtctgtcactagttcgataacctccttctccagcatctgttctactgctagatggagagcttgattcatgatggggtctctgcacctggccgtcaactcccttggggtggtcgtcaagggaggtcttgtgacgaaagggatgaggtaacctctcctcaaaattgaacaaagggtccaaggatccgcacCTTTCTGGGCAGACTTTCTTCGCCAAatcctaagagtctggcgcccaccgttgtttgaaggacttgcaagttattcgGGGGCTTTGACTGACTTGGCAAAAGTCTTAcctcttcttgaaggtctacgacctctaaacgtagaggttctggaggaagaagcccctcgaaag
Coding sequences:
- the LOC135208314 gene encoding zinc finger protein 62-like, which gives rise to MIRKKTNECPKCGKIYMLPSSLKTHLLCHVNDDKHTCPECLKVFKTEVQLKEHISSHLKTSANFVSRVHNGQMLSKMISNQTLTKGDSSRSSADDLTGACLKELVRIYRRLLKCPRCPMTFFVKSDLENHLASHSYDNRVCVGFSTEFSGIHESVLTKPGSSYVHKSTPSILLQESKADRYNTSQTLHNSDRDESYYDSHQIMNNKESEVIVIENPKTVVCKELRTIAQSDETSKYDKNESEISSNEKDFISQGITIKVENSNRGKDYNVENGCVDASCNISGNITPTQDCNSDCFSLLSETELENYKSIVSQMSLDSESLSKSECGDCFVTDTLLDKFPCLIESKVIVGSGDRYGVVEATICEDYCTLFKCIMCPMIILGKNEIEFHVQSHTEEVKVNENCTRRQENSEKVRPLDNSSDSNYENDHKSLVVKTKGGAFKLCLKKVYQKYYKCMKCPMVFLTKSEVLNHKIVHVPDKKLYRGAHSQNGVSVQNDEKGLVPVGKVGVSNETQRCDLNSAVYYPVFQCSVCEVMFLSRAELNSHLAGHKLENFSDGELKVACGELKNVEKVNSTSRGSEKCKFQVSSLFCIPCNKKFDKRKKYFDHMRLHRSKKYKCKVCDKKFRANSYLRKHMQVHSRPFSCIKCNKSFKSDYVLELHEALHSEARPYKCSKCGSAFRNKISLNLHNFDHMTNNTFTCEVCKNMFENSHLLNLHMKTHLEDFCEGETYKCSKCDLSFSDRNDFEYHLQSHLVKKPFKCQYCNKRFSEKQQYTCHQKLHTRGLTHHCCTCKRSFSSRYALTNHMDTHSSNKQYLCYICGASLVHRSSYYSHMKKHTGVKEHHCELCEKKFYHKGSFKRHMSMHFGKKPYHCEVCNKSFKQSAHLKSHMIFHSGEKPHQCTICFKSFTQKSSLKVHHLTHSGGPYKCTDCSRTFTQKIALLNHLKCFGKSYPCNLCLKTFTRRSCFVYHKKGHLLGTCVINFDGHDIETFNVVDEHKEIIISEADEHKEIIISEIDMCDAGEEIVDAHSVNVDITESEDVIIESHEAAATLDPHEFQSLTFSCQETQGFDLSNLSQTFVFRSPEDHTVNPCSIVSQADLITLDVDPFDAGCDTTQEVHFKSDGSNVITVDNCESETLSLSSPDPHVSPFT